In the Pseudorasbora parva isolate DD20220531a chromosome 5, ASM2467924v1, whole genome shotgun sequence genome, tTTACATTGGAATTCTATTGCACCCACACTTGTTTACTACAAAGGGCACAAATTCAAACctctaaaaaaatattcaagCCCTTGGTTGATGTCAAATACATGGTGTTCGTTTATTACAACAAACTACAAAGGTAGGATGTAACACATGCTGGGGTAACTTGTGTAAGTTCTAAGTGAAAATTAGACAAAAGAAGCAAAAACAGGTGTCACATTCAATAGGCCTACACTTTCAAAAtaggtttaaagggttagttcacccaaaaataaaattgttgtaattaatgacttaccctaatgtcgttccacacccgtaagacctccgttcatcttcggaacacagcttaagatatttaatatttagtccgacagcgtctctaagtgtaggcacattatactgtccatgtccagaaatggaataaaaacatcatcaaagtagtccatatgtgacatcagttagttagaatctcttgaagcatcggaagtacattttgaaaaaatgtttttaaaaaatgttatatgGGAACagtgaaataatgttataataacGTTTTACAAACCAAAAGATTTCCAGGCTAACCAAAATTCCAGTttagttgtctttcaaactccatcGCAATTGGATAACGCTACAACAAACCAGAGTTGATAGAGTAAACTTTTGCAATATCCAATTAACACATCTTCTCTTCATAAGATGAtttcaaaaattattttaatgcgttctttgttcttttctcaaagaaaagcttaacttcaagtcttccagagtcgcggccaaagctgatttaAAAGTCAGCCGTTctccagcttctttgtttacaataGTGTAACTATAACATCATTACGTTAagctcgcccaccgactctatacacgttgtgattggcctgacaagagtttgttttttccagctcagaagttgctagatgacacttgcAGCAAAATAGATTTTCTGCTGCTAGGGCGAATCTAGATTTATAGGCTAACTCTCACATTTACATTCATAATTATGCAGCCTAATGTGTGCTGGAGAAGCGCTTGCAGATCAAAGGTgcagtaaataaaaatagaaacaaaatcacaaatttaagaataatgtttttttttgccgtaaaatatccaaatatcCAAAAATATCACTAgcccagtgttatatatttttttcagctgAGTAAGTACAATATCCAAGATGTTTCCAAATATTTTCTCactaaattgtgagaaaattgctattttaaccaaggacctgGGATATCTGAGCATAGCTtctgagggagtcacctgtcaattgcgtcatatctgcattaccctcagtttccggatttatttggcagaagctcTTAAAAAGTTACCTTCTACTCGTGACCCCcgaaaagcggaaatagcacCGGCACCCCACAACTATCCCGTTCCGTCAAagtaaaagtcccgctgctcgcgaggcgtttgttgttcatctcattaacaatcgctccagcggtcttgctcagctccacaacatttgttcctgctctgcttcatactacagtaatgttaataaccaagTCCTAGCCcaattcttttccactggctaaggtgaagaccacatgtcccaagatactgtgcTCAaacgtcatcaaactacgtctttgttttgaataggcaccctctGGCAGacagaaaagttgcatagtgcacctttaaccctGGCTTAATATTTTACCTAAAGTTGGATTTATCTGATCATTATAATGCATTtcaatagcctgacaagccagacccacatcaagatgtttggtgtggaaactcaccatggacagggctcaatccgagaggcgggataaacggttgtcttccAAAATCCCCCTGCGCGCAattggatagtgctacaaccaaccagagcaacatgaagcggagctagttgaagcTAGTATGTGAagattaaaggtgtcatgaactggcttttttttatttttatagtgttgtctgaggtcaactaatgacgtttgtgtgttttttacattcaaaaacatcataactaataagtaataggctattttctacactggttttgaggcgcTCTTcttaacgctgggttttgataggcgtgctgcactggagacttggaagtaaacacccacggctaggattcgATAAgattttcatatttaataagcttaagctcccctgtcagttcagtgacTTGAGAGAGGAGAGAATGGGGGAGAATCGGCAACCAGAAGGATTTTCtcaatcacagggctcgtaaaagtctttatcaaacaaacacaatgttttatttctcatctaCCCGCGACTGATtggataattattattatattacaccTAGCCCACAAGATCGGACTATATAAGCGTGAACTGCACGCGCACAAACATACACGTTCGTTgcgcccttcagatgtcaacttgaGAGAGACTAAGAGAGGGAATAGCAGAACAATAACGGAAtaagagattcatcggcctgccgggctttgcgagccctggcccatatatccgagtccagcgtgctaaagttaTGCTCtaagacacatacacataagcaaaacgatctataacaatgcaatactatcacatataaaaacaggTTTTACTCAcatgtgttgcaccattcctgtcggatccaaatccagcatcaaccggagatttgtttacaaaaacttccgcagtgaaattaagtgaacatgtcttccccatgtgagctggaacttcattaaaaataaagttcaaccactcattcctaatattaggatcagaaggaagcttatgcagcgactgtgttcttccacaaccaggaatagctcaatatcttaatcttcctcggcatgtttattgttgttgatcagctagcacgagccctccatgagtctgtgggcgaggctactggattagacgcacTGTATAGGTGGTGTTTTGTCGCGCACTGtcgtcagtatgaagcacaggaccgtttgctgagcctggtgtcttttaaagcttttctttgaataaCAAGAAAGTTTCCAGAtctgaaacgtacaggatattcttatattaccatgacctttaatatatcaaaaatccaagggaaagttgattctcaattcatcacccctttaaactttcgctgtatccggtcggcaaaactgtCGTGCCATTCTTCAGTGCCatcttcagtgccattctttgtttttttctcagagaaaagtttaactccaagtcttccaaagtcgcagtcaaagctgatttgaaaggccgccgttcgcagcttctgtgtttactagtagcatgcaAGCGCAGCTCTGCCATCATGTTAATCCCCGCCAACCGACTCTGACTctgtacacgatgtgattggaccaaccagagtttgttttttacagctcagaagtgtattgagagttgctagacacttgcagcagattaaatttgctgctgctatatgcgtctagatttctaggctagcatttCGATTGATCTCTTTTCTACATAAATGATGTAGGCCTAGCCTATTAGCCTAAACTATCCCAGAGCTCTGTATAGATCATAACACAAAACATctgcaacattttattttaaaggttaTTTTACATGCTTATtatgtaaaaataactaaataataagGGAATGTTTTGTGTGCTACTATTTATTTAGGCCtatatgttatttaaaaataactacCCTGCAAGAGTTATTTTATGACTGCAAAAATAAAACCTTAAAAGAATGTTCCCCTTACGTCATTATATAGGcacttaaaataagaaaaagaaaaaaaataagagaatAAATAACCAAATGGGAACCAAATACTAATATGTTCTGTGTTGTTTACTATctaatacaattaaaattattttatctgCTAAATAAGTGCCAAAAATACATAATTCTTAccactttttttcccccttctttATAAAATATGCATGTGCCTATATCTAGCCTTGACAACCATTCATATGGATATGGGAGGAAAGTGAGTAGAGCTGAAATGATAATAGAATTCCTATAGCTTATCCCTGATTGCTGGAATTGGTGCAGCTCTCCCATGTTACAACCTCCTATCATTTGGGTTAATTGATAagagaaaaaaatctgtttatttTGAAAAGTTTGAAATTCAAACTGTAGAAAACCTTCAACATTGTTTCcatcattatacatttttaagatcCACTAATGGCATTGCTGCTGTACTTACCCAACAGCACAACTGGGGGGAGCTCGACATCAGGGTCTTTCATCCAATCATCATTTGACAACTCTATGATGATATTTGGGTTTTCTTTGCTTGCCTCTTTGAGAAGGGTCTGCACACATGTAGAGTCCTCCTTACTTTGTGCTTCTTTAAGAGCTATTGTAAATTCTGATTCAACAGGGTAATCCAATGCAATGTCGACTGACATTGTTTCATTACACTCACTCATAGGGTTTTCCCCTTTCACAATATGCCTGAGACTGTTTCATACGCTGCGCATCTGTTGTTGTTCTCGGTGCATGGTTGCATCTAAATATAGACAGTCAGGCTGTAAGTTGATCTAAATGTTTATAAGACTGACGTGACTTTAACATTTATACCGTCAAACGTGAAATCTGTTAGAGCAAGCAAAGAAATGTGAATTAACACTAACGGaatattttaatttggtgcGACTTCAGAAAGTTTTAAACATACAAGCAAGGACTTGAAGCGTAGACGTACAGTAATAATCTAGCTGATTTAGGAGACGTTTCTAAATACAGTCCAGTGTTATGAAAGGGTGGATTATAGACATCGAGACACCCTCTTTTCGCTAGACAACATGGGGAGCAGCTGCCCAGCACGGCTCTGAAAGTGCAAAATAGGGGTCAAATCAAACTAGCCAGCCACCCTCCCTCCTCACCCTAGCCCAGCCCAGCCTATCCTCCCTCCTCACCCTAGCCCAGCCCAGCCCAGCCCATCCTATCCttttcagaacatgtttttgctcccattatagcaatcaattaaatattttaaataaatgttttacttattATGGCAATGAttcatagtttattagtttattatttagttatttttaaacaattaattgtccagaaccatgtataagaacttttgatcaggcatttaaaaccgctaccagcggacacgatttcacaggggaacaggatttgtcatgacaccggccAGCCGTTTGCTCTCCAGTCCAGCAGGTGTCAGTGTGGCGTCACAGAGCAGCAGCGGTTTGTTTTCCTTAGCCGTTAGCATATGAAGCTCATGTAAAAGATGCCAGTGTCTGTCATGATGGCTGAACCTGATGAAAAGCTGCTGTTGCAGTTTGAAACGCAAGAGCTGGAGGTAAAGCAGACCgagagatttatttatttaagcatTTATTTCGGGGATGTTTGTTAACTGCTAAACTGCTAGTATCTAGGACTGTCAGTTGAGCAGCATTAACGTTAACTTAACTTAGTCATGCAAAGCCAGCTCTAGGCATCagtgtaatataaaataaagatttttaacaATTAAACTCATTCATATGTTATGGAACTTGTGTGCAATAACAATTTTCCTGTGTTTATTTGTTATTCTGTAACAACGATGACTGGCTGTTTTTAAATAGTCGTATTCGTCTCTTTATGTTATAGATGTtaaattattgaattattttaaaacatcgTAAAGTTACCTTTTATCTTAGGCTCCCGGTGGCATTGCTACACCGCAGGTGTATTCTCAGTTACTAGTCCTGTATCTCCTGCATAATGACATGTGAGTATGttacataaattataatttatgttaatttatatttgtgttttaaaaatgACTCCTGATGTgctcatttttaacatttttttttaagttattattatttgtattgtgtTGTCTCTATGGACCTATGTGTCTTGAATAAAAGTTGAGTGATATTATCAGTTCATTGTCATAATAGTCACTTGCTTTATGCAGGAATAATGCCAGATACCTTTGGAAACGGATACCCCAAGCAATCAAAACAGTGAGTTTTATGTTTACTTCCAATTACCGAAGTCTAACATAAAGCACAATATATTTGAGATTTGTGATACAGTTTTTAATTACAGGCAAACCCAGAGCTGGCGGCTATATGGGCAGTAGGACAGCGTATCTGGCAGCGAGACTTTCCAGGGATCTACTCTGCTATTGCTGCTTACCAGTGGTCTGAAAACATTCTCCCTGTGATGGAAGCTTTAAGAGGTACTGAGATAATGTGGCTTGGGGTTTATGCTGCATTTTATACTGTATTCTTAAAATCTATAATGAAATTGGGTATATTGTCTTTGAACGCAGAGAGCAgtgcaagatgagcaatttaggttaaaaagttttcatttttattaattttttgaaaatgacaGATGGTTTCATTAGATAAGACCGTATTGCTCATCTGGGAttgtgcagagcctctgaatCCCTTTGAAgacctttgaaactgcattgatttgaacTTTTAAAATTTTGGTTGCAAAGGAAGTCAACGgtgaggagaaaaatcctggactGAAGAGAGAAAGCCATGAACATCTTGGGTGacggctcgacattaacgcttgtctaggacaagtggatttcttgaagggacaagtgaaagataaTTTTTCGTTATAGTTCTCGGAAAAGTGaattctgttaaaaaaaaatatctccctttggagtgaactttgagctttgtaacattacaaatcttattttatgctcaaacaccaacattacacactaactaaagttgaaAAAGTGAAAAAGCATAATACCTTTTTAGGACGGACACCTTTAAAATTTGGTTGGGCTTTAAATTGAGGTGGATCTGTTTGTTTAGCTCTCATTATAGCAACAGCTTTTATGTAGAAGTATGGTAAATGTCAATGATTTTTATGAAGTtaaattatacaaaaataacaaGGGATGGGATCAAAAGAAATTACATCTGAACAAACAGTGGTAACTTGTAGTAAATTTTTCATTAATAAACCTTAGTACTCTCTTTGCCAAACAGTCGTCTGTAATGGATTAAAGAAGAGATCAATTTTTTCTCTTAGTTGATGGATGCACACATTGTTACAGGATGGAGTGTTTTTTTGCAATTTCACCCCTATGTTTCTTTTTTATAATTAACTGCTTGGGTAAATTATTTTGataaaaaattgtaaatatttaATGTAAGTTACATGGGGTTCTGTGCGATTAGCTTtacaaatataacatttaagGGTGTAATGATGAACTTGTGTCACGATTTGATACAAATCGtgatactgaactcacaatgAGATTTTCATTGCGATATTTCAAGCCAAAattgagtttttattttaattttattattattaaattagtattattattatttgttattattattgtattattatcaggGCCCATAAATATTACCCCATTGCATTTATTACAcgttatattcaacatttatatATAGACGTTTAATGTAgtgttatgctgcgttcacaccgcatgCGAATGAtgcgattcgcgcgaatgattaacatgttaagtcaatgcagaggcTCGAACaggcattctgcggcgcgattcgcgcgaatgagGCAACGCCAACTGCGcgaatcgctcaagttgaaaaatctgaactttggcggatattcgcgccacgttaaccaatgaggagcctgcttactgctgtcacgtggtgaagtgacggatgggaaacccagaggccagagtaatttaaaaatactactgtattgtgtcacaaaatgaagttttaatagtttttcaggcaagaatgtagttgtttaaagctcaaatatgtgattgatttatttagagagctcctatttgaaaatttgatctggtgttttcagaGGTGTGAGACCAaggcgatcaccggagctcagtgctcatcaaccccggtgagagcagccttaactagGATAGTTCTTCTGCCGACTgtcgctgcctggcagaaccccctcccatgacgcgaatttacgtctgttgtgtagtgaatgtcacacgcgaatgaagtgAATTTCACGCGCGAaggaagcgaatggattcaaattcttcacgcgtccaacttcgcacgaatagcgcgatttattcgtgtcattcgcgtgcggtgtgaacgcagcattaggggttaacagcttatgacccaggaccagtagtgaagaaatgaagacagagtcaggattgcaattaattaaaagaaaaatttacttaagaatagtttgcagtttcaaaagcagaagccagcttcaagtctcacaaggagttcgtaggccgcgctccctctctcaccgtctcgttgccctgccctatcgtacatacaattgtcccaacagttatactgttttcaaggtcttatccacgtcattactgcaatgtggatggttctgattggctcagagacaatgcacagtcatggtaaatttccactcaagtcagtcattctgatgtacatttccatagacgtgtcacttgttgatgctttcaccccagaattaggcccgtagtgaccttccagatctggagcaggcgccagcttgcccagaacaacaagtccacccatctttTAGGGTacccattgtacaccattctcagcactgatctgtaacatagaatattgtGCACATatacagatacacagtctctccaaggttggagctgattaagctccagttctaaccagttcttacccaaaacatactgataacatgtgctttctttcagtgagaggtacagacaatagtacaggcaatattcatttTGAGTCtgtagtgtttcagtaaaaggaaatataaaattaataaacataataaattaaatgaaagacaaatccatatttcatctctggaagccgggctgAGTGAGCAAACCCTGTTACTCCACtactgacatgttaggggtgtgtgatatcTCAAAAATCTAAACACACAAGCAAGTGgcaagtgtttagtgacacatcacacatctctaggccagaccctcagtcactcctcagagaccaaattcACACTTAAGAAAACAAGAACCATTAAGCAAAAgcataactggaaagaatcattataataatataggaagataaatattaattaaaggggggggtgaaatgctgtttcatgcatactgagcttttcacactgttaaagacttggattcccatcctaaacatagacaaagtttcaaaaactaatgttggacgtttgatggagtatttctgtgttaaaaatactccttccggtttctcacaagtttcggagagtttttttcgagcatgggtctacttgacgttaatagaacggaaggtccttgtatgggccgtacgggctcttctcctggtagggtgcgcgcgcgcgtgactagaggcgagagagcaaatgcacggccgtgaacactgctctcaagctgcagatccagtcgtccgtgaacactaatgtcggttatagtccgcgccgtgctccacttcattccttcactttgacattaagcgacttcaacgcttcagcacagcattccaggaaggcagcgctgaatttgaactgatttgaacacagaaatgcttcagtcgcatcgcaaagtggatgtccacactccaagaagtgtgtttttgacggagccgtcccagcgataaaggttcggtcctgctttggaagcagccggtgagtaaaactgcttcaaatgtctctgctgttgcttatcgtcacgtatgtaaacatcagtaaacgacacgatcgcgtgcttcgtcattcaaatgcgctaacggactccattgttgttctatgtataacgttacactggtctgacgtgcaaaaccgttttgcttgctactaaggtttggtcgcatacaatagtccataaaccgaatcatgtcctcataaactgagagtaaagaaaaatgttgacaggccaataaaaaaaagtacataccacagagacggacgtcctgctgttgctgtttctatttcagcctccgaattagattatggattatatctattagctgagatcgatagcaagggtttctccacgcttgaggacgtcacagctttgcgcattcgtcattctttagctccgcccactcgatatgcctccaggcgctcggttttttccggaaagactcggtacagcccatatttcttttacaaatataataaaactaaagacttttcggagatatgaaggatgcaatactactctataggtactcaagattgacatgagattgactgaaactgagtgtttcacccccccctttaaggttttgattatgaagttaattaggatataaatatatacagatatattaaaacggcagtggatttcagaatccccccttCAGTAGTAATATCACTGAAATgctgtaaacttttttttcaatGCAGGCATTGGATCTCTTAAGCCACGTGTACACAGACATTGCTGGTACTCCCTATGTCCTGCCTCTCCCGCTGTTAAAGCACTATACATATAAGAATAAATCAAAGAGCTTGGAGTAATCAaactactaaaactaaatgtgatctgcTGATTTAAACGTTTGTGTTTTCACTTTTCACCATTCCTACAgcgtgtgcgcttcagatgatcaatgcaatccaTCACAGTTCTAATCGCAACAAAGCATGTCAAAATGGCTGTTCCTAAACTttaaatgtttagctcatccaCAAATTTAAGGCctgcatttactcactctcatgttgtttttgCATGTCACGAAAGCATTTGAACATCTGTGTTTACTTCAGTATGCGCGTCGTTGTAAATCTGTTCCTATAAAGCCATCGTGTCCCTTCAAAAGATTTGGATTTTGTATTAGACACTCAATTCGTTATTTTTTTACGATGCCTTTATGACAGTTTTTGGGTCTTGATCTGGACATGGATTTAGAGGGATGATTTTagatggagggacagaaatctctgttttcataaaaaatatcttcctttgtgtttggaagttaaacaaaacgacatgaggatgagtaattgatgacagaattaacatttttggggTGGTTCATACCGTACACACAGTAAGGTGAGGCTTGAATAAAAAACTGTATCATAAATCACAGTTTACATCAACAAAACAGTCaccttttttacttttatatcgATTAATATATTGTTACGCTCCAATGGGATTTTAATTGTATGCTTGTAAAATATATCATGGatgtacaaaaataaattaaatttaccCTAGAAGAGCACATATCTTGCTCTCAAATTCCATTTCAAGTGGTTCATGACTAAACTTAGCTCAGACATTTAACTCTGTATATTCATAGGCCAAGTGTGAATCCTTTGAAAGATGACTGCTTGCAGGGACAATTTaaatgtggatgttactttatCATTCAAATGTGACATTTTGTTGTATCCTTTTCTTGTACTAAGGGAGCAACAGTTCTTTTGTTATCTCTTCTCTGTGTTTAATATAGTATCTTCAGGGTTCATGCTAAAACACAGCTTTCATTTGATCACCACGTGCCAGCACCTGACCCACCCAGGCCACGGATAGGTTAAAAATAACCCTTTCCATGTGTTCATGGGTTCCCTGTGTACTGTGTTTTTGGACATCAACagttgtttttcacaaacaaattaCTCAAGAACATTTGAACAAGAAattattttgaaacatttaagttttaattatttattggttgctttaatataaataatcaaAAGCACTATTCATCAAATACTAGGGAAAATAAAAAGAATGGAGGAGcttgtatatatttatacttaTTTGAAGAATCGTTTTAGGCATCTGGAAATTTAAGTCAAAATAGAGTTAGTGTACAATTTGTTTGGTATTTTCTTCTTAATTGGTAAAAATTCATTAGAGATTC is a window encoding:
- the cops8 gene encoding COP9 signalosome complex subunit 8 isoform X1 produces the protein MPVSVMMAEPDEKLLLQFETQELEAPGGIATPQVYSQLLVLYLLHNDMNNARYLWKRIPQAIKTANPELAAIWAVGQRIWQRDFPGIYSAIAAYQWSENILPVMEALRESTRRMAYGLVAQAYTSISADDFAAFVGYSVEEAVKGVVSHGWQADPNTRMIMPQKPDPPPVSLVPNEQQLARLTDYVAFLEN